TCTGCAGtggggaggagaagctggagaacCTTCCTGCATCAGTTTTTGAAATGaccatgactggccacagctacagcatctacaatgcgGTCTACACTGTGGCACACGCTTTGCATGCCATGCGTTCATTGAGATTCAAACATAGAGCAACAGTGGGTGAAGACAGAGGGAAGCTTCTGAGTCAGCAACTGTGGAAGGTAATGCCTTCAGCATACTAAGAACTTTAGAACATAAAATGATCCCTGCTGCTGTTGTTCCTGAGTGACTATTTTTAAGAGTCCCTTGATCTGTACCCTTTTTTGATCCTgaatcacattacagtggtaccttgggttacaggcgcttcaggttacagacacttcaggttacagactccgctaacccagaaatagcacctcgggttaagaactttgcttcaggatgagaacagaaatcgtgcggtggtggagcggtggcagcgggaggccccattagctaaagtggtatctcaggttaagaacagtttcaggttaagattgGACCTCcataatgaattaagttcttaacccgaggtaccactgtattgattcatgttaagtttgtggtctgctaagactcctagatccttttcacacgcaCTGCTCTTAAGCCAGGTGCCTCCATTTGGTTTGCTATAGAAGTACATATCACTCATAATGTATTTCATTTAATGACTGGTTGAAATattgatttccccccttccaaCCAATAACGTTAAGCATTAGACTACTCTTTGAATAAGCACGTCAAGTTGACATAGTTTGTGCTTACAAAGTCATAATATGAAATTTAATCCTAAATATACCTCCCCACAGAAATGCACTTGGCATTCACTTTGTTGTCTTTTACACATCATGGTAAGATATTATTTAGACAGCATGTTTattcttttgaacttttaaacAAAGTGAATTAAACATAGAAGTATGTCACTTAGCTATTTTTATCGGATTTGGTTGCATCCAGATTTAGTCATGCTAACAGTTATGATTATTGAGACTTAACATCAACATGACTTTGTTGCtaggattccttccttccttccttccttccttccttccttccttccttccttccttccttccttccttccttccttccttccttccttcctttctttctttcttttccatatgctttattttttaaaaatgcaaacagcacAAAACAATCAACAGATTTAGAAATCCTTACCTCAGTTAGGTATCTTCTACTCTCCATCTTAACAGATAGTCCGAGAATCAAGCATGTGTAGCTACTGACGAAAAGACAACATTGCCCTTTCCAGTGTACCATACATAAATTAACATGTATCATATAATTTCAAAACATGTTTGGTCTTTCTGTACCTGAGAATTCTAAGATCCTTTTGTAGTTTCTCCCTAAGCACAATATTCCATATTTTATCCCACTATGCTTCTAGAGCAAAGCTAGTAGCTGTTTTCTAATGGTGTGTTATATTTCTTGCTGCAGACCGGAAAAAGAATAGCAATTCCTTACAGTACACTATTATGGTAATCTatgtacagatttaataaatcTCTCATCATACTTTTACATCCTCATGAATTGCTCATATTTTCCCCACCAATTTAGCTCAACTACTTTGTGAGAAGCACctcatttaacaacagtgctggggaaaaGGTTTCTTTCAATGAATATGGAGAGATCGAGGCTGTATTTGATATCATAAATTGGGTCACATTCCCAAACCAGTCTTTTCGTAGAGTCAAAGTTGGAAAAGTTGAGTCCATGGCTTCCCAAGAAGAAGGGTTCAGTATTCATGAAAAAGGCCTTGTGTGGCCCAGCAGGTTTAACCAGGTAAGGTCCATTCATATATTGGGTCTCAGAAGTTTTCCTTCCCAGAGCTAAAGTGGAGAAGATGGGGAGctagggggaggggagacagaaAGGGATGAAGGCTTGCTTTCCTTCCAGTCAGAGGGGGAACCGAGTGCCCTCCTCCCCTAGAATGCATCTCATCAATTTGCAGGAAAAACAGACACAGCTCTCCGACACGCTCTCAGGGAGAGAGGGGGATGTTGGACAGTCTGTACCGGAATCCCCTCGCTCTCGTAGGTGGGGCagactcagtgccggatttatgtataggctaagtaggctgaagtcTAGGACCTCTAAATCTAAGGGGGTctccccagcccgcccaccccccagcgggcagtctcccctctcccaaaattacaaacccaagacttcatgcgagggcagggcCAGGGCCGGCACGTTCATTAAGGTGAACTAGGAAGTTGCaaagggcgccaaaatggaggggcgcTGGCATGACGGGGAGtgctgctggcttcgcaggactcgctctgccACGTGGCTGCTGCGCCCCGACGCCACCTACCCATGTCCAGGGCGGACGGCAGCAGCGGTGCCGGTGCAGCCCAGGCGTGCCTGGAGCGCcgagggcagcagcgtgtggaggacacgtggggcgagagcagccccttcccgtGGTGCGTGTGCGCCAGAGCCGGGCCTTCGGCTCCAGGCACCGTCGCCACActctacttctcgggcaggcgggagcagctgctgttgcgcccggggggtccgtggctgaagcccgagggcgaCCAGAGCAACCCAGCTGTCGACGTCGCAGGTAATCGGGACGGGCGCTGGAAAGGttagggggtgaaggctgggccaggcccgcagggaggaggcagacgccagggggggggagacagaaggtcgcaaaaaaccctagcaccggccctgggcagggcaactcaggcccagcaactatgagacgtggggcccaatttgaaactCTAGGGCGCAATTTGAAATTTTTTTGTGGGGCCGTAGTCCTAGAGATATAAATCCATGTGCTAGGTCATTTTCACAAGGTCAGTAAAGCTCTTCAGAAATCAGACCTGTTATTGAGCTCTTGTGCAAGTTTGTACAGTTCCCTTCTGGATTTTTTAAAGAGAAGGTTTAGATGAGCTTGAGAAACAAGAGATAAGTCTAGGATAAAATCCTTTATTCCTATATTAGATGCACTTGAAGCCaatgtaaaaagaagaagtactGTGTGCAGGATGTTGCacatttgtttttcattcttGCTATTCTGATAGAATCTAAGCAAGAAATTCAGCAAGGTGTTGAACTGTTGATGGAAGCATACCCAGAATATACTGATGAACTTTTCAATGTTCACCTGTACGTGAGACTAAGCCATAGGCTTACAACAGAGCACTCTCTTTCTCATACAGACCTTtatcaaattatatacaaaaaataaTCAGATGGCCTTTCCTAATGTGGAAGCAATTTTGTGGCTATTTCTTAGCTTTATGGCCATTAACTGCTCAGGAGAGAGGAGTTTTCCAAGactcaaaagaattaaaaatgaattaagggTCATGATGTCTCAAGAGAGCATTCTGTACATTGAAAGTGACAAACAATTTTTGATGAAGTTTTCtgatgtcctttagaggagaaattgtgaattgcagaattttaaatacccatcaCCATCCTTGGCTTCATTCAATTTtatttataacactcttccattttcttcgaGTTGCGAGGGTGGGGGATTAGGAGGGGCcccacaagtggagtagcctagggtctctcttcatctaaatccagccctgggcaGACTGCAGGCTTGGCATCATGCCCACAAGAAGAGGGGTCGTTAATGGTATATTTGCTGTCTACGCAGATCCCACACTTTACTAAAGCGTCACTTTAGTCGGCTCAACTGGAAATTCTCTTGGTATGTGAGGGAGACAATAAATCCTGACATTGGGGTCAATCTACTAGTCACTACCACTGTGCTTCAGAGTTCAGATACTGACATTGTTCTGCTCATCCATGGGTTTAGTGTACATATATACACATGCACATATGTGTAGTGGTTTTCTCTATTGTGACAAGTAGGTTACGTCACCCATTCTTTTAACCAAAGATCTTCCTCCTGGAAACCTTTGAAGCTATATGGATACATTTGACTTCAAACTTTGTAATTTAGTGTGCAATTATGAAGgataaaaggcaaagggacccctgaccgttaagtccagtcgcagacgactctggggttgcagcgcttatcttgctttactggccaagggagccggtgttcacccccagacagtttttccaggtcatgtggccagcatgactaagctgcttctggcaaaccagagcagtgcatagaaacgccgtttaccttcccactagagcggtacctatttatctacttgcactttgacatgctttggaactgctagttggcaggagcagggactgagcaatgggagctcaccccgttgcggggattcgaaccaccgaccttctgattgggaagccctaggctctgtagtttagaccacagcatacAATGCAAGTTACTGCCATTGTGTTTCAAAAAACAAGATGCTGCACAGAGTTCCAATGACTGTGATATTTACAAAAGTTACCACCCACAGTGGCTCGGCCAccccagcctgatgggcagagtacaaataatacctgttgttgttgttgttgttgttgttagcagtgTTGGCAGTGGCTCCAGACATTCCAGAGATGATATCATTTTTCCAGATGTATTTCCACTGTGGAATCCTAAAATTAACCCAATGTATTTCCACATGGGCTCCAGAATGAGATTAGATGCAAGGACTGAAATTCAATAAGGTCTTCATATTTATTAAACAGTCAATCGTTTCTGTAATGAGATGAGATCTAATTCTATTTAGGTGTTTCAGTCCCATCTCCAGTTGTGAGTATTAGCCAGATGGAGTGGGACTTTAGATAAACTGCTGCCACCTCTCCCCATGCGAGTGGTCCTATCCTGGCTCTGTGATGATTGTCTATGGCTCCTCATGTTCCACACATTGAAAGATACTCAGAGAGAAGCCTGACCCCTAGGCCAATAAGCTTTGAAAGGGTAGGGCAGTGAAGTTAAATGTTTCTCAGCATTTCCTCTTCATCTTGCCTCTTTTAACATGCTCATCAAGCTAGATTTGACATACTTAAATAATACGGTGAAGTGAAGTAGCACAGAACTGACAAACCAAAGAGGGCCGTAACAGTGATAATGAAATGCTGGTCTTTAATAGCTTACTGGCAGAGGGGTAAGCCCCTAActagagggcacgtgttgcggtgggacccagCAGTCAGGTCTGGTGTTGGGACGggatcattggagcagccacaacaaactattggtggtccctctaacAGGGAGCAATGGGGCTATGGGGGCTATGGGGATGCCAATCAAAGCAGTTAGAGGGACCGATACTTAACTGCTGCACATGATCCAGAGATTCTCTTTCCCGTCTCAGTGcaccggaacacccgcccacctctccctatgtttagggcttgtgcttgaccttgctatgccgtcatgtgtcgtctgttttgggacaggggcacggcaggaatcttccccacttggctgattggctggtgcaacttgggttttgcctgccacttgtaaggttgcggataggctctggttcttgttgataggggtggcaggatgcccagccatccctatgcgatgggtattcctttaaaaggaatccaaggactcatggttggtcttccccgagcggggttgtgccctgagcctgagttcagggctcatcagGGACAGGCGTGGCAGGCACCCCAGCCtccctctgtcccaggtgttcacccaaggctgacttatggttgctgCCCAGAGTAAGCCCTTAATGCTGCAGGAagctagccgaaccagagcctatgcaaccacacacttgatttgtaatcaataaagtggtctggcaaaaaccaaaccaaaatttgagtcctgtctgaatttatctctaggccaggttaaagggtctccacatgcaactgaCCTCCATTGGCTGGTCTGTATGAGATAGCTCAGCAGATTTCCATAATAAAGAACACTATTGATAGGCAATTTTCCAAAGGAGAAACCATGATCCTCTTTCATTTGTGGACAGGCACAGCCCCTTTCTTTTTGTAATGACCATTGCCATTTGGGATATCATAAGGCCAAGAAGGAAGGAgagccattttgctgctatgattgcctCCCATGTCCCGAAGGAAAGATTTCCAACCAGACGGGTAAGGAAAGTCATGTTCGTTGGAAATGTTCAGAATTTAAGGATGACCAGTGCTGCTGATATGAGGGTTTGGAGTTAGGAATCTCAGCACGCACTCAGAGTTCAAACATTAGGTGGAGATATACAAGCCTTCTTGGAAGAACCACTAGGtttgctgcacccccccccctcaatgaaTACAGGGCATGCTATACGGCTATAGGATGGAGACTGATGTGTTGGGGCAGAAAACAATATATGACAAGGGAGGAAGTGGGATTCCAACACTGCAAAATTTTGTTACAGTTCCCAGTGCTCTCCTAGTTAACACCACAATTCTATTAACACCATGTTAGAACTAATACCAATCCTAATAATTTATTGAAACTTGGTGGAGGCAGTGATGCTGAGAGCTTTGGAGGAATTAAATATCTGCAGATTCTGGTAGGAAATTAACTAAACCACATTTCTTGGATAAAGGTGCAGATTAGAACACTTATATTGATTTGATCTGACCCTTCACTTAAATGCTGTTCAACACAGTTCTCAGCAATCTAAATCTAGCATCACatacatttaaatatgtatttcagTATGAATTTTccagattaatgcagaaaaaaatggagaaaattaTGGTTAAAACACACATTCAGAATTAATATAAAGAGGAAATAGATACGTTCCAGATCCTTTCCAATTGGTAATACCTGTAAGGTGATACTACTGGGCTTCCAAAGAAACGTGTGGCACATGGAAAATCTCTACACAACTTGTTAGTGTGATTACGTGAGGAGATTTCTGATATCAGCATGGCAACTTTCATTCTAACTAAATTGTTAATTTTTTGTACTTCACATAAATGCTGTATAGAAATCTGGCTTCTCTTTTTCAGACATGGATGAATGCTTTCAGTGCCCACAAGATCATTACCCAAACGTggaaaaggattcctgcattccaaAAGATATAAGTTTCTTGTCTTATGGAGAACCACTGGGGATATCTTTGGCctgttttgctctttctttttctttcatcacAGGGTTGGTGCTTCAGATTTTCATTAAGCACCGggacactcccatagtcaaagccaacaaccgcaACCTCTcctacactctcctcatctccctcttgcttgctttcctttGTGCTTTGCTGTTCATCGGTCGACCTGAGAAAGTGACATGTCTCCTTCGACAaacagcttttggcatcatcttttctgtggctgtttcttgtgtgttggccaaGACAATCATCGTGGTCCTTGCTTTCATGGTCACCAAACCAGGATCCagcatgaggaaatgggtggggaaacaaCAGGCCATTTCCATTGTTCTTTCCTGTTCCTTGATTCAAGCTGCTCTTTgtactgtgtggctggcaacttctcccccattcccagatttaGACATGCACTCAATGAGTAAAGAAATTGTTCTGCAATGTAACGAAGGATCAGTCACCATGTTCTACTGTGTCCTAGGCTTCATGGGAATGCTGGCCATTGTCAGCTTCTCTGTAGCCTTCCTAGCCAGGAAATTACcagacagttttaatgaagccaagtttatcaccttcagcatgttggtttTTTGCAGTGTCTGGTTGTCCTTTGTTCCAAGctatctgagcaccaaagggaaatacatggtggctgtggagatcttctccatcttggcctccagtgctgggttactgggttgtatcttttccccaaaatgttaTATTATTGTCCTGAGGCCAGAATTGAACAGCAGGGAGCAGCTAAAAAGAACAAATTAATTATTTACCTGAAATCCTGGGACCCATATCCCCAATGGGAAAACAACAAAATCtctccagcaaaaaaaggaattTGTTTGAGTAGCATTTATTTGAGAGTCATCATCTCAAATTTTACCTGCCAATGTTCTCTCTGCTTCTGTTGTGTTCTTTATTCCTCAATATTGTGGCTTTAATGCAGGGATAactgtatttaaataaatgatgggttgttgttgtcgttgttaaaTTTGCCTCACCATGTGGAGTATTATATGATAAgatgtcaggttttttttttttttttagacattCTGCTATTTTGTCTGCCACCTCTACGGAAGTACTTCATGAAGTTTGTAAAAAATGTGTTGGGTTAGTGAGGATAGTTGAACCAACTGTAGCACTGAAATATCTTCCGCCTTTTCTCAGTCACAAATTGTTTATAGTTGTTGAATTTTGCAATCATAataatgaatacacacacacacacacacaatcatttttattaaattttccactttaaacATCCAATCATATTCctaattatacaaatatcaattaaacaattaatccaaatcttctgccaaattattaaaaaaaataaatcagacttcccatgcttcaggctCTGAGGGCCTAGTCATCTTATAATATATTGCATTTCTAATCAATGTAGTCCAAATTCTTTCcaatattctattattattattctatcttTTTTTCTTCATGCCCCTGAGTCATCCCAGCAAGCGAGTTTAACCAAACAATGTATGATTCTGTGTGAattttatgcctatgattcccaTCTGTGAGTTAGCAATATCTCCTCACACGCTGGTGTCTTGCCAAGTCAATCCAGGAATCCAAAAGTCTTTTCACAAACAGCCGCCGCCATCTTCAAACAACTTTGGTCAAATCAAGCCTATGTTCATTAGTTTCTCAAGACCAGCTACATAGTACAGCCTTTTCAGATAAATATTGCCAGATCAAAACTGGAAACACACATCTAATGAGAATAATTATGGCTCACTCCCTCTTTGACTGCACCGTAGCCCGATCTTGGCTCCAACATGGTGGACTCCAATTATAACTGTGTCATATCCAAGGAACTTCTTGACCAAGCTCCAGCTGCTAACgagattgcttctctttgatgtTCATGTTTTAGGGAATCTTAATCACCTTCCAGGcaaatccaaaaataaaagctttaattgtttatattttcatttccacacagtctatttaaaaacacacaaaaaaaaacccatattaTCACAATAAATTCAACTTTCCAGTCTctcttgctttataaatgttataGATGATTATTCTAGGGGAGGTTTTGTTAGGCATATATTAATGCACAGAAAAGAAAGTCCGCCCCCCCCCGTCAGCTCCGTCACATACCATTCTAGCCTCTGGTGTAACCATTCTTCGGTTATCTTTTATTTCCTCAGAGGCTAGGTTCCCTCttcgtctgaagcatgtccaaaacttaaatccaaTTATTATTCTTAAGCCCTGGAACTTGGTTCGCTCGTAGAAGCGGCGTCCAGACTATCTTGGGgg
The window above is part of the Zootoca vivipara chromosome 13, rZooViv1.1, whole genome shotgun sequence genome. Proteins encoded here:
- the LOC118078727 gene encoding vomeronasal type-2 receptor 26-like; protein product: MSYLYRFSNSIEFKECPSNDIFEEPMAMIQIYQHLLASIFAAKEINENPHLLPNITLGFHIYNSYFSPRATYQAALELFSTQGRFIPNYKCDRVSNPVAVIGGPTSEVCLHMADILCIYKIPQLIYGSAPVINKKAEAVLYHQMFPNVDHQYKGILQLLLHFRWTWIGVLSGHDDNVERFVHTVVPTFVQRGICFDFMLRIPIMTFPNDIPDMAEEAFKTNYLILNSTVNAVILHGEIDTMVVLRTFPRYSETMDESTKGKWKVWIMTSQIDFTSVPLQRTWNVDFLHGTIYFSVHSHEIEGFQKFLQVIKPTLEKKDNFIREFWEEAFVCSFNPSLVDGENTKICSGEEKLENLPASVFEMTMTGHSYSIYNAVYTVAHALHAMRSLRFKHRATVGEDRGKLLSQQLWKLNYFVRSTSFNNSAGEKVSFNEYGEIEAVFDIINWVTFPNQSFRRVKVGKVESMASQEEGFSIHEKGLVWPSRFNQAQPLSFCNDHCHLGYHKAKKEGEPFCCYDCLPCPEGKISNQTDMDECFQCPQDHYPNVEKDSCIPKDISFLSYGEPLGISLACFALSFSFITGLVLQIFIKHRDTPIVKANNRNLSYTLLISLLLAFLCALLFIGRPEKVTCLLRQTAFGIIFSVAVSCVLAKTIIVVLAFMVTKPGSSMRKWVGKQQAISIVLSCSLIQAALCTVWLATSPPFPDLDMHSMSKEIVLQCNEGSVTMFYCVLGFMGMLAIVSFSVAFLARKLPDSFNEAKFITFSMLVFCSVWLSFVPSYLSTKGKYMVAVEIFSILASSAGLLGCIFSPKCYIIVLRPELNSREQLKRTN